One Helianthus annuus cultivar XRQ/B chromosome 12, HanXRQr2.0-SUNRISE, whole genome shotgun sequence genomic region harbors:
- the LOC110930310 gene encoding polyol transporter 5, with translation MADRKSEENGVSVKSKELITDFDPPKPPKRNKYAFACAMLASMTSVLLGYDIGVMSGAQKYIERDLDCTDTQIEILVGILNLYSLVGSAAAGRTSDWIGRRYTIVLAGAIFFVGAILMGFATNYAFLMVGRFVAGIGVGYALMIAPVYTAEVSPASARGFLTSFPEVFINAGILLGYVSNYAFSKLPLHLGWRFMLGVGAIPSIFLALGVLGMPESPRWLVMQGRLGDAKKVLDKTSDSLEESKLRLADIKEAAGIPEDCNDDVVQVSKRSHGEGIWKELLIHPTPTVRHILLAAVGIHFFQQASGIDAVVLYSPRIFEKAGIVKDTPQLLATIAVGFVKTVFILVATFFLDKVGRRPLLLASVGGMIASLTTLGFALTIIDHSDDKITWAIALCFIGILSYVAFFSIGMGPITWVYSSEIFPLRLRAQGCSMGVAMNRVVSGTIGMTFISLYKAISIGGAFFVFTGVAAVGFVFFYTLYPETRGKNLEEVEKVFGTFFSWRSRQAELDRQKEAVVAEK, from the exons ATGGCTGACCGGAAATCCGAAGAAAATGGTGTCTCGGTTAAGTCCAAAGAACTCATCACCGACTTCGATCCACCAAAACCACCAAAGAGGAACAAGTACGCTTTCGCTTGTGCCATGTTGGCTTCCATGACTTCGGTCTTGCTCGGTTATG ATATTGGTGTGATGAGTGGGGCGCAAAAATACATAGAAAGAGATCTTGATTGTACTGACACTCAAATAGAGATTCTAGTCGGCATTCTAAACCTGTACTCGTTGGTCGGCTCAGCCGCCGCTGGCAGAACTTCCGACTGGATTGGCCGTCGCTACACCATCGTCTTGGCCGGAGCTATTTTCTTTGTCGGAGCAATCTTGATGGGGTTCGCTACTAACTACGCGTTTCTCATGGTTGGTCGGTTCGTAGCCGGTATCGGTGTCGGATACGCCCTTATGATAGCGCCGGTGTACACCGCCGAGGTTTCGCCGGCGTCGGCACGTGGGTTCCTCACCTCCTTCCCGGAAGTCTTCATTAACGCTG GAATATTGCTCGGGTACGTGTCGAATTACGCCTTCTCAAAGCTTCCGCTTCACTTGGGTTGGCGATTTATGCTAGGAGTGGGAGCGATCCCATCGATATTCCTAGCGTTGGGCGTCCTTGGCATGCCTGAGTCACCGCGGTGGCTCGTCATGCAAGGACGACTAGGTGATGCTAAAAAAGTCCTTGATAAGACCTCTGATAGCTTAGAAGAATCTAAGCTTCGGTTGGCTGACATCAAGGAAGCTGCTGGCATCCCCGAAGACTGTAACGATGATGTTGTCCAAGTGTCAAAGCGAAGCCACGGTGAAGGCATATGGAAGGAGCTGTTAATCCACCCGACACCAACTGTCCGCCACATCTTACTTGCGGCTGTAGGTATCCATTTTTTCCAACAAGCGAGTGGTATAGATGCGGTTGTGTTATACAGTCCGAGAATCTTTGAGAAGGCGGGGATCGTTAAGGACACCCCACAATTACTTGCAACCATAGCCGTTGGGTTCGTGAAAACAGTGTTTATTCTGGTGGCCACGTTCTTCCTCGACAAAGTCGGACGTCGTCCACTTTTATTAGCTAGTGTAGGCGGCATGATCGCATCGTTAACGACATTAGGGTTCGCATTGACCATCATAGATCACTCGGATGACAAGATCACATGGGCTATAGCTCTCTGTTTTATCGGGATCCTATCCTATGTGGCGTTTTTTTCAATCGGGATGGGACCAATCACTTGGGTCTATAGCTCGGAGATATTTCCGTTAAGGCTTCGAGCCCAAGGGTGTAGCATGGGGGTGGCAATGAACAGAGTGGTGAGTGGTACGATCGGAATGACATTTATATCCTTGTACAAGGCGATTAGCATCGGCGGGGCTTTTTTTGTATTCACGGGTGTCGCAGCGGTAGGGTTCGTCTTCTTTTATACCCTATATCCTGAAACAAGAGGAAAAAACCTTGAAGAAGTAGAGAAGGTGTTTGGGACCTTTTTTAGCTGGAGATCAAGGCAAGCAGAATTGGATAGGCAAAAAGAAGCAGTTGTTGCTGAGAAGTAA